The segment GAGGACGATGTTGCGCCGGTTACTCATCCCGTGCTCCCTCCCAATGGGCCTTCATCTCCGCCAAGCTGTCCCCGCCGAACTTCTCCAGGAGCGCATCGGCGAGGACGAACGCGACCATCGCCTCCCCCACCACCGCCGCCGCCGGGACCACGCACACGTCGGAGCGCTGGTACTCGGTGCGCGCTGCCGCACCGGTCGCCAGGTCGACCGAGCGCAGCGGCGAGAGTGTGGTCGGGATCGGCTTCACCGCCGCCCGGACCACGATCGGGGCACCGTTTGACATCCCGCCCTCGATCCCTCCAGCACGATTTGTAACGCGCGTTACATTGCCCTCTTCATCCGGGAAGAGCTCATCGTGCACCTCGCGCCCTGATCTGGCTGCATTTTCAAACGCGCTTCCAATTTCAATTCCCTTTACCGCGGGGATCGAGACGAGCGCCCGCGCGAGCCGCGCGTCGAGTCGGCGGTCCCACTGGACATGGCTTCCCAGTCCGACCGGGACGCCGGTGGCGATGACCGTGAACACACCGCCGAGGGTGTCTCCGGCCGCCCGCGCGGCGTCGATCGCCGCCCGCATCTGAGCCGCTGCGTTCGCGTCCGGGCAGCGCACGTCGCTCCCTTCTGCCCGCTCCCACAGCTCCTCCACCGGCAGATCGGGGATCGCGGCGGTCACGGCTCCGATCCGCTCGACGTAACTTCCGATCTTTATTTCGAACTGCGAGAGAAGCTGCTTAGCTAATGATCCAACTGCCACCCGCATCGCCGTCTCGCGGGCGCTCGCCCGCTCCAGGATCGGTCTGGCATCAGAAAGCCCGTACTTGACCATCCCGGCGTAGTCGGCGTGCCCGGGCCGGGGGACGGTGAGCTTCGGAAGGTCGTTCTCTTGCCAGCGGTCACGCCAGTTCTCCCAATCGCGGTTCTCGATCCGCAGCCCCACCGGGGCGCCGGTGGTCACCCCCGCGATCACTCCGGACAGGATCTCGACGCGGTCGCGCTCGATCCGCATCCTACCGCCGCGGCCGTATCCGCCCTGGCGGCGGGCAAGCTCGCGGTCGATCGCCTCCGCATCAATCGCCAACCCGGCGGGAATCCCGTCCACGATCGCGATCAGACACGGACCGTGCGATTCTCCGGCGGTGAGAAACCGCAGTCGCGTCATGACAGCACCTCCTCTGCCGCTTTGCGCATAACATCCAGCGGCGGGTCGATCCCGGTCCACAGCCGGAACGCCGCCGCCCCCTGGGAGATGAGCATCCCCAGGCCGGGGATCGTCCGCGCTCCCCCCGCCCGCGCCTGGCGCAGGAGGAGCGTCTCGACCGGGTTGTACACGAGGTCGAACACGGTGATCCGCGCCGGGATCGGAACCGCGGTGGGCCAGATCGATGCCTCCGCGTTCGGCCACAGCCCGACCGGGGTCGCGTTCACCAGAAGATCGGCCTCCTGCGCCGATTCGACTAGCGCCTCCGGGGTGAGCGGCAGCGCCTGAACCCGGTCATCCGTTCCCAGCTCGGAGATGAGCTTTTCCGCCCGCGCACCCGAGCGGTTGAGGATCAGGATCCGGGCCGCTCCGGCGCCGAGGAGCCCGTGCACGGCCGCCCGGGCCGCTCCGCCTGCCCCGACGACGACCGCCGCCCTCCCCTCCGGGGAGAACCCGCTCTGGCGCAGGGCGGCGATGAATCCAGCGACATCGGTGTTATGGCCGACGAGCCGGCCGTCCTCCTCGACCACGATCGTGTTGACGGCATTGATCCGGGCCGCCTCCGGCGATAGCGAATCGAGGAGCGGGACCACCGCCTCCTTGTGCGGCACGGTCACGTTCGCCCCGCGGAAGCCGAGCGCGGCCAGGCCGGCGACCGCGGCGGCGAGCGCCTCCGGCCGCACCGGGAGCGGAACGTAGCTCCAGTTGAGCTTGAGCGCGGCAAACGCGGCGTTGTGCATCGCCGGGGAGCAGGAGTGGGCCACCGGCCAGCCGATCAGCCCGACCAGGCGCGTCCGTCCGTCAATCATAGTTTCCTCCCAGGGAGCGCATCAGTCTGACGAACCCGGGGAACGAATCGTCGGCGCATGCGATGTCGTCGATCTCGGTGGTGCCGTCGGCGATCAGCCCGGCCACCGCCAGGGCCATCCCCAACCGGTGGTCGCCGTGGGACGAGACCGCGGTTCCGTGGAGCGGGGTCGGCCCGTGGACGATGAACCCGTCCGGCCGCGGCTCGATGCGGGCTCCCAACCGGCGCAGCTCCTCCACCACCGCGGCGATGCGATCGGTCTCCTTGACGCGCAGCTCCCCGGCGTCGCGCACCACGGTGGTCCCGGCGGCCTGTGTCGCGGCAACCGCCAGGATCGGGAACTCGTCGATCATCCGCACCACGGTCTCCCCTGCAATCTCTACTCCATGAAGCCGCGATGCCTGCACCCTGAGGTCGGCCACCGGCTCGTTCCCCTCCCGGTGGAATTCCTGCACCTCGATCTCCGCCCCCATCGCGGCGAGGACGTCGAGCAGGCCGGTGCGGGTGGGATTGATCCCCACCCCGCGCAGCGTGATCCGTGACCCGGGGACGAGCAGCGCCGCGACGAGCGGGAACGCGGCCGAGGAGAAATCACCAGGGACGGAGATCGGGACAGGGGAGAGCGCAGACGGGGCGATCGTCACCGCGTTACCATCGATTTTTATCTCCGCCCCCATCGCGGCGAGCATCCGCTCGGTGTGATCGCGGGCCGGGCCGGGCTGGTGCACGGTCGTCGGGGAGTCGGCGAACAGCCCGGCGAGCAGGATCGCGCTCTTCACCTGCGCGCTCGCGATCGGCATCCGGTACTCGATCCCGTGCAGTGGTCGGCCGTGCACGGTGAGCGGGGCGTGCCCGTCGCTCGTCTCGATCTCCGCTCCCATCTGCACGAGTGGATCGACGACCCGTCCCATCGGCCGTCGTCGCAGTTGGGCATCCCCGGTGAGGACGCTGGCGAACGGTTGGCCGGCGAGGATCCCGGTGAGGAGGCGGATCGCGGTTCCGGCTCGGACGCAGTCGAGCGGGCCGTCCGCCGGAGCGAGCCCGTGCAATCCCCGGCCGTGCACGACGAGCGACGTCGGATCACGAACCTCGACCCCGATCCCGAGCCGGCGGACGCAACCAAGGGTGGCGTGGGTGTCGTTGCACGGCAGAAACCCGGTGATTTCGAGTTCTCCGTCCGCCAGCGCGCCGAGCAGAAGCGCCCGGTGGGAGATCGATTTATCCCCGGGGACGCGGGCCTCACCGCGCAGCGGAC is part of the Candidatus Bipolaricaulota bacterium genome and harbors:
- the aroA gene encoding 3-phosphoshikimate 1-carboxyvinyltransferase; translated protein: MSRLRVFPSGPLRGEARVPGDKSISHRALLLGALADGELEITGFLPCNDTHATLGCVRRLGIGVEVRDPTSLVVHGRGLHGLAPADGPLDCVRAGTAIRLLTGILAGQPFASVLTGDAQLRRRPMGRVVDPLVQMGAEIETSDGHAPLTVHGRPLHGIEYRMPIASAQVKSAILLAGLFADSPTTVHQPGPARDHTERMLAAMGAEIKIDGNAVTIAPSALSPVPISVPGDFSSAAFPLVAALLVPGSRITLRGVGINPTRTGLLDVLAAMGAEIEVQEFHREGNEPVADLRVQASRLHGVEIAGETVVRMIDEFPILAVAATQAAGTTVVRDAGELRVKETDRIAAVVEELRRLGARIEPRPDGFIVHGPTPLHGTAVSSHGDHRLGMALAVAGLIADGTTEIDDIACADDSFPGFVRLMRSLGGNYD
- a CDS encoding shikimate dehydrogenase is translated as MIDGRTRLVGLIGWPVAHSCSPAMHNAAFAALKLNWSYVPLPVRPEALAAAVAGLAALGFRGANVTVPHKEAVVPLLDSLSPEAARINAVNTIVVEEDGRLVGHNTDVAGFIAALRQSGFSPEGRAAVVVGAGGAARAAVHGLLGAGAARILILNRSGARAEKLISELGTDDRVQALPLTPEALVESAQEADLLVNATPVGLWPNAEASIWPTAVPIPARITVFDLVYNPVETLLLRQARAGGARTIPGLGMLISQGAAAFRLWTGIDPPLDVMRKAAEEVLS
- the aroC gene encoding chorismate synthase: MRFLTAGESHGPCLIAIVDGIPAGLAIDAEAIDRELARRQGGYGRGGRMRIERDRVEILSGVIAGVTTGAPVGLRIENRDWENWRDRWQENDLPKLTVPRPGHADYAGMVKYGLSDARPILERASARETAMRVAVGSLAKQLLSQFEIKIGSYVERIGAVTAAIPDLPVEELWERAEGSDVRCPDANAAAQMRAAIDAARAAGDTLGGVFTVIATGVPVGLGSHVQWDRRLDARLARALVSIPAVKGIEIGSAFENAARSGREVHDELFPDEEGNVTRVTNRAGGIEGGMSNGAPIVVRAAVKPIPTTLSPLRSVDLATGAAARTEYQRSDVCVVPAAAVVGEAMVAFVLADALLEKFGGDSLAEMKAHWEGARDE